The nucleotide sequence CGCGCGACCTGCTGCGGATCGTCAAGGTGTTCGTCGAGGAGGGCGCCGACGCCGTCTTCGGCTCCCGCTTCGCGGGCGGCGAGTCCCGGCGCGTGCTCCTCTTCCGCCACGAGCTGGGCAACCGGTTCCTCACGTTCCTGTGCAACCTGGTTTCGAACCTGAACGTGACCGACATGGAGACGTGCTACAAGGCCGTCCGGACGGAGCTCTTCAAGTCGATTCCGATCGTCTCCAACGACTTCCGCCTCGAGCCCGAGCTCACCATCAAGCTGGCGAAGCGGCAGGCGCGGCTGTTCGAGGTGCCGATCAGCTACTCCGGCCGCACCTACCAGGAGGGCAAGAAGATCGGCTGGCGGGACGGCTTCCGGGCGCTCGGCGCGATCGTGCGCTTCGCGCTGTCCGACGAGATCTACGTCCGCGACGCCTATGGCAGCCAGATCCTGGCCAGGCTCAGCCGCGCGCCGAAGTTCAACGCCTGGATGGCCGACACGGTCCGCCCGTACTGCGGCCAGCGGGTGCTGGAGATCGGCGGGGGCGTGGGCAACCTCACGCTGCAGCTCGTGCCGCGCCCGACCTTCGTCGTCTCCGACATCAACCCGCTCTACCTGCGCACGCTGCGCTCGCTGCAGCACGACCGGCCGTACCTCGGCGTCCACTACTGCGACGTCAACGACCTGGCGACCTTCCCGCGCCGCGGGGACGGGTTCGACACCGTGATCTGCCTGAACGTGGTCGAGCACGTGGAGCGCCACATCGAGGCGCTCCGGAACATCCGCGAGGCGCTGGCGCCGGGCGGCCGCGCGATCATCCTCGTGCCGCAGGGCGCCTGGAACTACGGCACGCTCGACACGGTACTCGGGCACGAGCGGCGCTACAGCCGCGAATCGCTGGCCGCCGCGGCGACGGAGGCCGGCTTCGAGGTGGACGAGATGCTCTCGTTCAACCGCATCGGCACCATCGCCTGGTTCCTCAACGGCCGCGTGCTCCGCCGTGCCACGTTCGGCCTGCTGCAGATCAAGGTGCTCAACGTCCTGATGCCGCTCATCCGGGCCGTCGACCCGTTCCTGCCGATCCCGCCACTGAGCCTCATCGCCATCCTGCGTCGCCCCGCATGATCCTGCTGCCGCTCGCGGCGGTCGTCGGCTACTCGCTGGTCCTGGCGCGGACCACGCGCTGGCCGGTCGCGACCGCCCCGCTGGCCGTGGTGTCCGCCGTCACCGCGCTGCTGTTCGCCGCCGGGCTCGTGGACGTCATGCCCGCGGCGCGAACGGCGCTCGTGTGGGGCGGCCTCGCCGGGGCGGCCGTCGTGGGCCTTGCCACGGCCCGGGATCCGCGGCGGATGGAGCCGTCGGCCCTCCTGGCCCCGGGCCTGGTGGTGTTCGTCGTCCTGGTGGTCGTGCACTGGCTGCGGGCGCGCGGCGCCCTGCTGTCGCAGTGGGACGAGTTCGCGCAGTGGGGCCTGCAGAGCAAGGTGATCACGCTGTCCGGCGCGCTCGTGTCGGCCGACAGCGCCGTGGAGTTCAAGGACTACCCGACCGGCGCCGCGATCTTCCACTACTTCGTGAACGGGGGGACCGGGTACGACGAGGGGGGCGCCATCGCCGCCCATGGGGCCGTGACGCTGGCCGCCATGGCGACCGTCCTGCAGGGCGCGACCTGGCGCCGGGCCGCCGCCGCGGCAGCCGCGGTGGCCGTCGCCTACCAGGTCGTCTATCTCTTCGGGCAGGGCTTCGACACGCTGCTCATCGACCAGGTGCTCGGGGCCGTGTTCGGAGGCGCGCTGGCGACGGCGTTCCTGAGCCGCGAGTCCCGGCCGGTGGCGGCGGCGCGCGCGGTCCCGTGCCTGCTGGCGCTGCCGCTCCTCAAGGAGATCGGCCTCCAGTTCGCGCTCGTCGCGGCGGGCGCCCTCATCGTCGACGTGGGCCTGGACGCGCTCCGCCCCGCCGACGACCGGGCCCGTCGCACGCCGGCGTTCGCGCGCTGGCGCCGCGCCGCCGCCGTCGCGGCCCTCCTCGTCGCGGCGCCCCTGGCCGCCAAGGCCGGATGGGACCATCACCGCCGCGCCATCCATGCGGGTGACACGTTCGCGGCGCCGTCGCCGGTGGCCGTGCTGCGGCGGGCCTTCTCCGCCGATGCCACGCCGCGCGACCGGGTGACGCTCGAGGCCTTCGGCCATGCCCTGGCGGACATGAGCCTGCCGATCGCCGACGCGCTGCCCATCGCCTCGCGGTTGCGCCTGGTGAGCCCGTCTACGTGGATCCCGGTCACGACCACCACGGGCGTGGCGCTGCTCCTGGCGCTCTCGGCGGCCGGATGGATCCTCCTGCCGCCGGGTCCCGTCCGTCGCCGCGCCGCCGTGGCCGGCGTGTGCCTCGCCGGCGGGTTCGCCGCGTACGTCGTCGGGCACCTGGCCGCGTACCTCGAGGTCTTCAGCGAGTACGAAGGCACGCGCGTCATCTCGTTCGACCGCTACATGCGGACCTACCTCCTCGGCTGGGGCCTGGTGGCCCTCGGGTTCCTCACGGCCGCCGCGAGCGCGTCGCCGGGCCGGCGGGCCGCACGCCCCGTCCTGGTGATCCTGCTGCCGGCGCGGGCCGTGGCGTTGCTGCTCCACGGTCCGGCCCTGCCGCAGCCGATCCGGGCGGCGATGCAGGCGCCGATCGCGGAGGTCCGTGACGCGGCAGGCCCGGACGGGCGCGTCTACCTGATCTTCCAGCACACGACCGGCTTCGAGCACTGGGTATTACATGAACTGCCCCGCGGCGATCCAATCTTCGCTGCTGGAGCGTCGGCACGCCGGCCGCCGACGACGTCTGGACCTGCCTCGCTGACGCCGGAAGCGGCTCGGGCAGCTGGCCGGTTACGACGTCCTGTTCGTCGGCAAGGCCGAGGAGAACTTCGGGCGGCCTACGGCAGCCTCTTTCCGCCGGGCGACTCACACCGGGCGCCGGCCATCTTCGCGATCCGCCGCGCGGTGGACGGCCACGCCGTCCTGGAGCGGATCGGCGGCCTCCCGTAGACCGCGACTCAGGCGGACGCCGCGGCGGCCGTGCGACGGAAGACGAACACGCCCGTGTCGCGGCCCTGTGGCAGGAGCTCGAATCCCAGCGCCAGGATGGGATCGATCACCTCGCGGAGCGATCGCCCGGGCACGGCGTGGATCTCGACGACGAGCAGCCGGCACCGGCGCAGCCTGTCGTGGCCCGGGTTGGCCATCACCTCGTACTCGGCCTGCTCGACGTCGATCTTGCAGATGTCCACGTCCTGCCCGGCGAAGTGGGCGTCGAAAAAGGTCGTCGAACGTCTTGCCCGGCACGAGGGTGGCCGCGGCGGTGGCGTTGAACGACCGCGCGTACAGGCTGTCGGCGACGCTGCCGGCGCCGAGCGCCAGCTCGAACGTCCGCGTCGTGCCCGAGAGCGCGGCGTTCACCACGCGCACGTCGCCCGGGATAAGCAGTGCCTGGAGGTTGAACCGAGGCGTGTGCAGGCATGGGGGCCGAGCTCGACCGACACCAGCCGTCGAACCGCACGCCGTGCAGCGCCAGGAACAGCGGAACTCCGCCGATGTTCGCTCCGAGGTCGAGCACCCGCGCGGGATGGGCCGGCACCAGATGGGCCGGTGGTCGGCGCATATCGGGTGCGCCAGCACCGGGCGCGCCGTTGGCGTCCCCGCCGCTCTGATCCACCAGGATCTCGGGAGCGGCCCCTTGCGGTACACGGCCAGCACGTCGCCCCGAAGAGCAGCCGCTGCAGCAGCAGCAGGCGGTTGTCGAAGTGGAGGATCTGGCGGAGGCCGCAGCTTCGACTCGACGCTCATGCCGCGTCCGCCGCCGCGGGGCTCTCTGCCGCCCCCAGCGCCCGCCCAGGACCGCGGTACGCGCGATCCCAAGCCACAGGTACTCGATCTCGAAGAACATGAACACGTCGTAGGAGAGGTACACGACCAGCAGGGGCACGACCGCGAGCGTGACGAGCAGGCGCGGCCCGCGCCGTGCCCGGCCGCCACGCGAGCACCAGCGGCGTGAGCAGGAACGTGGTGCACATTGGCGGCGCCGACGATCCCGCAGCGGGCGAGGAGCGTCAGTAGGGTGAAAGCGCGGTGGCCCAGGGCACGTCCGCGGTCGAGGGGCGCGCTGCCGCCGCCGAACACCGGGCAGGCGCGGAACACCGCGAGGCCCCGGCCGATGAACTCCAGGCGCGTCTCCAGGCTGCGGCCGCTGGCCACGCGCTCCCGGAGCTCCTGGCCCAGTTCCCCGGACGATGCCTCTGGCTCCGCGCCCGAGGTCGGGGCGGCCGCCCCGCGCTTGGCGCGCATCGGCGGCCGCCGGCCGCCCCGTGACCCCGGACCAGGCAGCGAGGCGCGGCGGCCGTGAACCGGCCGTAGACGTCGTGGGACTGGAACGCCGTCGAGGCGTAGAGCAGGAAGGACGGTGGCCGTCGCCGACGCCACGGCGAAGCGCCGGCTCTCACGTGACAGGAGGAACGTGATGGCGAACACCACCAGCACCCCGATGACGGCCGTCCGCGACAGGGTAGCGCAGCACGCCAGGTTCACGGCGAAGAACGCGGCCAGTGACGCGTCGACGGCCGATCGAACAGCCATACGTAGGGACGATGCTGGCGATGACCAGCATCGAGATGCCGTGTAGCTCGGGTCGAAGAACGTGCTCGTGGAGCGCGCGAACACCGTGTCGTCGTTCAAGGTAGGTCAGGGTCCGCCCCCATCTGCGAGCCGCTTGCGGATCCACGACTCGAACGGGATGGCGTCCGCGATCCCCGAGTAGATCGTCACGGCCGTGGTCACGGCCGACGACGTCACGAACGCCCGCAGCAGGGCCGCGATCTTCTGCGGCGTGTCGACGTAGACGAGCACGAGTCCGGCGAAGGCGAGGTTGATGAGGTGGTTCGCCAGATCCTGCCGGAGGATCGGGTAGTCCTGCAGCCGCACGAAATCGGCGGCGCAGATGAGGGCGATGGCCGCGGTCGTCGCCACGAACGGCTGTGCGCCGGCGCTCCACGCGCCGGCGGCCCCGTGCCAGGTCGGCCACGAACACCAGCGCCCAGCCCAGGAACAGCACGCGGAACGCGACAGGTTCACGCCGAAGGCCGCGAACCGGTGACGTAGAGCGGCGACCAGGACGACGTGAGCGCCGTGAGAGAACGCCGCCGTCCAGGACCCACGACAGCCATCAGGCGTGGCGCCGGATGCTCAGGCGCCCCAGCACGAGCCGGACCACGGTCCTCGAGACGTCGGGGATCCGTACTTCGCGCGGGCCCGCCACTCGGCCGGCAGCGCCAGGACGAGGCGCATGGCATCGGCGACGGCGTCCGGATCGGCGCTGCTCACGAGGTTGCTCCCGCACTCGAGCGTCTCGGGCCGCTCGGTGACGTCGCGGATGGTGACGTTGGGCACGCGGAAGAGCGCGCACTCCTCCTGCACGGTGCCGCTGTCGGACATCACGGCCCGGGCCTCGCGCTCCAGCCGCACGAAGTCGAAGAAGCCCAGCGGCTCCAGCGGGCGGACGTGGGCCGGATCGGGCTGCAGGCCGGCGCGGCGCAGCCGGTCGGCGGTCCGCGGGTGCACGCTGAACAGCACCGTGGACCCCTGCTCGGCCGACACGCGCACCACCGCGTCCACGAGGCGCGCCAGGCGGGCGGGATCGTCGACGTTCTCGGCCCGATGCATCGTGAGGAGGAAGTAGCGCCGCGGCTCGACGCCGAAGCGCGCCAGGGCGTCGCTGGCGTCGATGCCGGCGCGGTAGTGCGTCAGCACCTCGTGAATCGGGTTCCCCGTCACGAAGATCCGCTCCCGTTCGATCCCTTCGCGAACGAGGTTCTCCTTGCTCCGCTCCGTGTAGGGCATGAGCACCGTGCTGGCGTGGTCGATCACGCGCCGGTTGACCTCCTCGGGCACGCGGTCGTCGTAGCAGCGGTTGCCGGCCTCCATGTGGTAGACCGGGATGCCCATGCGCGCGGCGACGAACGCCGCGAGGCCGCTGTTGGTGTCGCCGAGCACGAGCAGCCGATCGGGTCGTTCGCGCTCGAACACCGGGCCGATGGCGGCCAGCAGCGCCCCGACCTGCGACGCGAACCCGGCGGCCGTGATGCCGAGGTGGACGTCGGGCGCGCGCACTCCGAGCTGGTCGAAGAAGACGTCGCTCAGGAGCGGGTCG is from Vicinamibacterales bacterium and encodes:
- a CDS encoding bifunctional glycosyltransferase/class I SAM-dependent methyltransferase — encoded protein: MPDSPPTTSLSVLVPVYNEQYLVAESLRRLSVLADSPHLSRIEVIVVDDRSTDETPAVLEEVRQSADPRLEWHFLRHEANGGKGAAIRTALARATAEITVIHDADLEYHPRDLLRIVKVFVEEGADAVFGSRFAGGESRRVLLFRHELGNRFLTFLCNLVSNLNVTDMETCYKAVRTELFKSIPIVSNDFRLEPELTIKLAKRQARLFEVPISYSGRTYQEGKKIGWRDGFRALGAIVRFALSDEIYVRDAYGSQILARLSRAPKFNAWMADTVRPYCGQRVLEIGGGVGNLTLQLVPRPTFVVSDINPLYLRTLRSLQHDRPYLGVHYCDVNDLATFPRRGDGFDTVICLNVVEHVERHIEALRNIREALAPGGRAIILVPQGAWNYGTLDTVLGHERRYSRESLAAAATEAGFEVDEMLSFNRIGTIAWFLNGRVLRRATFGLLQIKVLNVLMPLIRAVDPFLPIPPLSLIAILRRPA
- the wecB gene encoding UDP-N-acetylglucosamine 2-epimerase (non-hydrolyzing); amino-acid sequence: MKILTVVGTRPEIIRLSRVIPLLDQHSRHVLVHTGQNHDPLLSDVFFDQLGVRAPDVHLGITAAGFASQVGALLAAIGPVFERERPDRLLVLGDTNSGLAAFVAARMGIPVYHMEAGNRCYDDRVPEEVNRRVIDHASTVLMPYTERSKENLVREGIERERIFVTGNPIHEVLTHYRAGIDASDALARFGVEPRRYFLLTMHRAENVDDPARLARLVDAVVRVSAEQGSTVLFSVHPRTADRLRRAGLQPDPAHVRPLEPLGFFDFVRLEREARAVMSDSGTVQEECALFRVPNVTIRDVTERPETLECGSNLVSSADPDAVADAMRLVLALPAEWRARAKYGSPTSRGPWSGSCWGA